The following coding sequences lie in one Aspergillus luchuensis IFO 4308 DNA, chromosome 8, nearly complete sequence genomic window:
- the MNL1 gene encoding alpha mannosidase-like protein (CAZy:GH47;~COG:G;~EggNog:ENOG410PV2M;~InterPro:IPR036026,IPR001382;~PFAM:PF01532;~go_component: GO:0016020 - membrane [Evidence IEA];~go_function: GO:0004571 - mannosyl-oligosaccharide 1,2-alpha-mannosidase activity [Evidence IEA];~go_function: GO:0005509 - calcium ion binding [Evidence IEA]), translating into MRSGCWHSQMSALRSAWILTWVLQLSLWLSMAQGMRTDQVKELRKETEHMFYHGFDNYLEHAFPEDELRPLTCRPLVRDRDNPAHAELNDVLGNYSLTLIDSLSSLAILSSSPDQGQKAWDYFQNGVKDFVALYGDGSNGPAGQGQRGRGFDMDSKVQVFETVIRGLGGLLSAHLFAVGDLPISGYNPPEAEANFARAWDKHSFPEGSHGIEWEDGFVYDGQLLRLAVDLANRILPAFYTDTGLPYPRVNLKYGVQRQPYYANSPFNAAPTCDKANPEQCQKPRRSSTFETTETCSAGAGSLVLEFTVLSRLTGDGRYEELAKRAFWAVWARRSDIGLIGSGIDAESGRWVHSYTGIGAGIDSFFEYAFKSYVLLSSGERPPVNTSSPWHVLDDYFLPLSEYEHSADAFLKVWEESHASIKRHLYRGEGHQHPHLIQGDIFTGATRAFWIDSLSAFYPGLLTLAGEVDEAIGIHLLTTAVWTRFSGLPERWNVATGDIEQGLSWYGGRPEFVESTYYLYRATKDPWYLHVGEMVLRDLKRRCWTKCGWAGIQDVRNGELNDRMESFFLGETAKYMFLLYDFDHPLNKLDQPFVFSTEGHPLIIPKNSTAQRAERKQVPVDVASEDLTCPTAPEPPTLGVSSTAARSDLFHAANLARLHLMPSRGVAEGPLLDYARDHPSVSVSDLSSPTNYTFFPWTLPPELVPFNATSAPMTIRPTLDISFPALPGMVVGPGSLERVRDGIFIKAIGGLRLSMVQDVPVLGETGSAEGDEFRVQVINNVPLGKDEKVYLLREITFDVLDPTDPNFTRVRDTAMVDIVIDVIPESIRRRNDSDDSHEPAAPRRANGAIVHGSSAVDSKVGSVDASTSSMKTVLSSLVNTLSTLLRDEVHGQTSLPQKKKPTSLRLLLPAAISTGLGSAPLPDVEDATTVSITGDPSKQRLTWNSIYFADELCDDRILREVAQNHQVLVIKRGGCSFSQKLRNIAAYPPSRYALKLVIVVSYDDDEVEEQQHDGSDTTTTTTPGLAAVRAEPYLVRPHLDETQMTAAGVPRRQLLSVVMVGGGQETYELLRQATGVGIKRRYSVRSQGVPINNLYIL; encoded by the exons ACCTGGGTCTTACAGCTGTCGCTGTGGCTCTCCATGGCCCAGGGCATGCGGACCGATCAGGTTAAGGAGCTCAG GAAGGAGACAGAGCATATGTTCTACCACGGATTCGACAACTATCTCGAGCACGCCTTTCCTGAAGACGAACTACGCCCTCTAACATGCCGTCCGCTGGTTCGCGACCGAGATAATCCTGCGCATGCAGAGCTCAACGATGTCCTGGGAAATTATTCCTTGACTCTGATCGACAGTCTGTCCTCCCTGGCCATACTTTCCTCGAGTCCCGACCAGGGCCAGAAGGCGTGGGATTACTTTCAAAACGGAGTGAAGGATTTTGTTGCACTGTACGGTGATGGATCGAATGGCCCCGCAGGCCAGGGCCAGAGGGGTCGAGGGTTCGATATGGATAGCAAAGTGCAGGTGTTCGAGACGGTGATTCGAGGATTAG GTGGTCTGCTCAGTGCTCATCTTTTTGCTGTGGGCGATCTTCCTATCAGCGGATACAACCCGCCGGAGGCCGAAGCCAACTTCGCCAGAGCCTGGGATAAGCATTCCTTCCCTGAAGGCAGTCACGGTATCGAGTGGGAGGACGGGTTTGTCTACGATGGCCAGCTTCTACGACTTGCTGTCGATCTTGCGAATCGAATCCTGCCCGCGTTTTATACGGACACTGGTCTCCCTTACCCTCGAGTGAACCTGAAATACGGAGTGCAACGGCAGCCGTACTACGCAAACTCGCCGTTCAATGCAGCCCCTACGTGTGACAAAGCCAATCCTGAACAGTGCCAAAAGCCTCGCCGCTCCTCGACCTTTGAGACCACGGAAACTTGcagcgctggcgctggtAGTCTGGTCCTAGAGTTTACGGTCTTGAGCAGGCTTACAGGCGATGGCCGGTATGAGGAGCTTGCCAAGCGGGCATTCTGGGCCGTTTGGGCAAGGAGGAGTGATATTGGACTGATAGGGTCTGGTATTGATGCCGAGTCTGGCAGATGGGTTCATTCCTACACTGGG ATTGGCGCAGGAATTGATAGCTTCTTCGAGTATGCTTTCAAGTCCTACGTGCTCCTCTCGTCAGGGGAACGACCCCCGGTCAATACCAGCAGCCCATGGCATGTTCTGGACGACTATTTCTTGCCGCTTTCAGAATATGAGCACTCGGCAGATGCCTTTCTGAAGGTCTGGGAGGAGTCTCATGCCTCGATCAAACGTCACCTATACCGCGGTGAGGGCCATCAACATCCGCATTTGATACAGGGAGACATCTTCACCGGAGCGACTCGTGCTTTTTGGATCGACAGTCTCAGCGCCTTCTACCCCGGACTTCTTACTTTGGCGGGAGAGGTAGACGAAGCGATCGGCATCCATCTTCTGACGACGGCAGTCTGGACTCGGTTTTCTGGACTGCCTGAACGATGGAATGTCGCCACCGGGGACATTGAGCAGGGCCTTTCCTGGTACGGTGGCCGCCCTGAATTCGTCGaatctacttactacctcTACCGAGCGACAAAGGACCCCTGGTACCTGCATGTCGGTGAGATGGTCCTGCGGGATTTGAAACGGCGATGCTGGACCAAGTGCGGTTGGGCCGGTATTCAGGACGTCCGCAACGGCGAGCTCAATGACCGCATGGAAAGCTTCTTCCTGGGTGAAACTGCCAAGTACATGTTTCTGCTGTACGATTTTGACCATCCCCTCAACAAGCTAGATCAGCCGTTCGTCTTTTCCACCGAGGGCCACCCTCTTATTATACCCAAAAACAGCACGGCACAGCGCGCTGAGCGCAAGCAGGTACCAGTCGATGTGGCAAGCGAGGATTTGACTTGCCCAACAGCACCTGAGCCTCCAACGCTGGGAGTCTCGTCTACTGCGGCTCGGTCCGACCTGTTCCACGCCGCGAACCTGGCACGTCTACACCTTATGCCGAGTAGAGGCGTAGCGGAAGGCCCTCTTCTGGACTATGCTCGGGACCACCCGAGCGTATCAGTGTCAGACTTGTCGTCGCCCACCAACTACACATTCTTCCCGTGGACATTGCCTCCAGAGCTGGTCCCGTTCAACGCGACCAGCGCACCAATGACAATTCGCCCAACGCTCGACATCTCTTTCCCTGCACTTCCCGGCATGGTCGTGGGGCCCGGATCGCTGGAACGAGTGCGCGatggcatcttcatcaaagccATCGGGGGCCTACGGCTGAGTATGGTCCAGGATGTCCCCGTGCTAGGAGAAACCGGCAGCGCAGAAGGGGACGAATTCCGAGTCCAGGTGATCAACAACGTGCCACTGGGCAAAGACGAGAAGGTATATCTTCTACGGGAAATCACATTTGATGTCCTCGACCCCACCGACCCGAACTTCACGCGGGTTCGCGATACCGCCATGGTTGACATCGTCATTGACGTTATCCCAGAGTCTATCCGTCGACGAAATGATTCAGATGATAGTCATGAACCAGCTGCACCTCGACGTGCCAACGGAGCCATCGTCCACGGCTCCAGCGCCGTCGACAGCAAAGTCGGCAGCGTAGACGCATCAACCTCCAGCATGAAGACCGTCCTCTCCTCGCTGGTCAACACCCTATCCACTCTCCTCCGGGATGAAGTGCACGGCCAGACCAGCCTgccgcagaagaagaaaccaacCTCGTTACGTCTCCTGCTCCCGGCCGCTATCTCCACGGGGCTCGGCTCCGCCCCACTCCCCGACGTGGAAGACGCCACAACCGTCTCCATCACAGGCGACCCTTCCAAGCAACGCCTCACCTGGAACAGCATCTACTTCGCAGACGAGCTCTGCGACGACCGCATCCTCCGAGAAGTTGCACAGAACCACCAGGTGCTCGTGATCAAGCGCGGCGGATGCAGCTTCTCACAGAAGCTGCGCAATATCGCCGCGTATCCGCCCTCCCGGTACGCCCTGAAACTCGTCATCGTGGTCTCctacgatgacgacgaagtcgaggagcagcagcacgacGGAtcagacaccaccaccaccacaacccccgGGTTAGCTGCGGTCCGCGCGGAACCCTA